The Methylocella silvestris BL2 DNA segment CGACGTCGTCCTGAAGCACGAAGGTGAGCAGCCCGCTGTCCTTATGCGGGCCGACGCCGTGCGCGCCGCCGGCGCCGTCCTGCGCGGGATAGCGGATGATCTTGATGTGCTGGTTGGGCGCGCTCCGATAGAGCGGCTCGAACGCATCTGCCGCTTGCCCAAGCGCCTCGGCGAAGGCGCGCAGCAGGCGGACGGCGGCAGCGGTGACGGCGCCCTGCCAGGAGAGCAGCAGGCTGCGCAGCTCCGGCAAGGCGTCCGGCCATTGGTTTGGACCCTGGAGCCGCATCCAGGCGGGATCGCCCGGGCGCCAGCGGCGCTCGCCCTCGGCGCCGATGTCAAACTGCTCGCGCCAATCCGGGCGCCCGCGCGTGAGTTCCGCGCCGAGACGCGAATAGCCGCGAAAATGCGGCGACCGGATCATGTCGACGGCGCGTTTCTCCTGCGTCGGCAGGTCGAAGAATTTTCGCGCGACAGAGAGCACATCGCCGTTTTCGGCGACGCCATGGCCGGTCAGATAGAAGAAACCGACATCATGGGCGGCCTCGCGCAGATCGGCGAGAAAGCGTCGGCGCGCGGCGGGCTCCGCCGCCTCACGGGCAAGATCGATCAGGGGAAGCGCGCTCGCGGGCGATTGCGTATCGATCTTATCGCCTCCCGTTCCTTGCCGGACGGCGCTCTCCCGCAACGACGGCGCGCGTCAGCCGGCGATCGGAAAAGCCGTTTCGGATTTGATGTTCTCCAGCGCGAAGCGCGACGTCACGTTCTTCAGCGGCGCCAGCGCGATCAGCCGCTTGTAGAAATCATCGAAGGCGGCGGTGTCGGGCACGACGACCCGCAAAATATAGTCGACGTCTCCCGCGGTGCGATAGAAATCCATCACCTCATCCATCGCGGCGAGCGCGGTCGCGAAACGCTCGAGGCCCTGACCTGAATGATCGCCGACCTCAATGGTGACGAAGACGGTGATGCCGAGGCCGAGCTTGATCGGATCGAGGATCGCAATGCGCCGCTTGATGACGCCCGCCGCCTCGAGCCGCTGCAGGCGCTTCCAGCATGGAGTTTGCGACAGTCCGACGCGCGAGGCGATCTCATGGATCGAGAGAGAGGCGTCCTTTTGCACGATGCGCAAAATTCGCCGGTCGATGGGATCGAGGATTTTGGGCGGGCTCATGATGATCATTTCTATAGAATTACTATTCTATATATACACATCATCTCGCGGTCGATTGCAACCCACGTTAGAGCTCAAAGCTATGTCGTCCGAGCCGCGCCTTTCGGAGCTCCTCTGGGCGGCGTCAAGAAAGTTTCCTCGCCGGCGGCGTTCCTCGGCCGCGGCGCTTGGGTTGAGAGCCGCGGCGATCTGGTTTAGACACCTGCCTGCCTCATGAATTCTCGCTGTAGCCCGTGCGGACTCGGCGCCGTCTTTGCTGCGCTCAAGCGAACCATCCCGCAACGGCTCCGTTTGAACCGGTCAGAGCGCCGGCTAAGGCGGCCGCGCGGCTTCTGCGACAATGATCTGAAACGCCAGCCTCGATCGCGAAAGAGACCTAATGCCGAAGCGGACCGACATCTCGACGATCCTTATCATCGGCGCGGGACCGATCATCATCGGACAGGCCTGCGAATTCGACTATTCCGGCACGCAGGCATGCAAGGCGCTGCGCGCAGAAGGTTACCGGATCGTCCTCGTCAACTCCAATCCGGCGACGATCATGACGGACCCGGACATGGCCGACCGCACCTATATCGAGCCGATCGTTCCCGAGGCCGTCGCCAAGATCATCGCCAAGGAAAGATATGCCGCGCCGGGGGGCTTCGCCCTGCTGCCGACCATGGGCGGCCAGACGGCGTTGAATTGCGCGCTCTCGCTCAAGAAAATGGGCATTCTCGAGCAATATGACGTCGAGATGATCGGCGCCAGCGCCGAGGCGATCGACATGGCCGAGGATCGCGAATTGTTCCGCGAGGCGATGTCGCGCATCGGCCTGTCGACGCCGCGTTCGCACCAGATCAAGACGCTCTCCCAGGCGCTCGCCATCATCGACGATATCGGCCTGCCGGCGATCATCCGTCCCTCCTTCACCATGGGCGGGACCGGCGGCGGCATCGCCTAT contains these protein-coding regions:
- a CDS encoding isopenicillin N synthase family dioxygenase, whose amino-acid sequence is MDTQSPASALPLIDLAREAAEPAARRRFLADLREAAHDVGFFYLTGHGVAENGDVLSVARKFFDLPTQEKRAVDMIRSPHFRGYSRLGAELTRGRPDWREQFDIGAEGERRWRPGDPAWMRLQGPNQWPDALPELRSLLLSWQGAVTAAAVRLLRAFAEALGQAADAFEPLYRSAPNQHIKIIRYPAQDGAGGAHGVGPHKDSGLLTFVLQDDVGGLEVEREDGSWIAAAPLPGSLVVNIGELLEIATNGYLRATVHRVVPPAGRDRLSAAFFLGASHEATTPILDLPPELAARARGAEADPDNPLFRHAGENYLKGRLRSHPDVAGRHYADL
- a CDS encoding Lrp/AsnC family transcriptional regulator, whose protein sequence is MIIMSPPKILDPIDRRILRIVQKDASLSIHEIASRVGLSQTPCWKRLQRLEAAGVIKRRIAILDPIKLGLGITVFVTIEVGDHSGQGLERFATALAAMDEVMDFYRTAGDVDYILRVVVPDTAAFDDFYKRLIALAPLKNVTSRFALENIKSETAFPIAG